The following proteins are co-located in the Triticum aestivum cultivar Chinese Spring chromosome 1A, IWGSC CS RefSeq v2.1, whole genome shotgun sequence genome:
- the LOC123156733 gene encoding uncharacterized protein: MLSLLRAAVSGRLRRTLSTAAARPPWAMMYRISQGSSSTGSVSSSLAPPPSVSSVSMPRHAPDIDPFPPQPKCISLFKGLVHAASGHGFLLLDTCRARLQTHDLKLLYQRFARFVCNPVTGQLLRLPDFDGAEKTLTNGMGLLTQAYGASGPPKRYAAAQLTEVDGGRRFLLRRFSSESGDWEELVLPSPMPPHRRMYMIHEVLDFGGRLWWVDVSWGAICVDPFSDRPELCPVELPAHSMLPDQLAESEMRRLIKHRHVGVSAGRLLFAEVDPFHIRSFTLDDESGRWTLQHQVSVDLLPSGGNAKEMPFVAAVDPLDTNLLHLNVDRVNFSIDMSRKRMIEITAIPSGMYAPREAATTSYLPCVLPSFLRSSTIPGDHRFTVTHFLKKELC, encoded by the coding sequence ATGCTGTCCCTTCTCCGCGCCGCCGTCTCCGGCCGCCTTCGCCGCAccctctccaccgccgccgcgcgccctccCTGGGCGATGATGTACCGGATCTCCCAGGGGTCCAGCTCCACGGGAAGCGTGTCGTCCTCgctcgccccgccgccgtccgTCTCCTCCGTCTCCATGCCCAGACACGCCCCCGACATCGACCCCTTTCCGCCCCAACCCAAGTGCATCAGCCTGTTTAAGGGCCTCGTCCACGCCGCCAGCGGCCACGGCTTCCTCCTCCTGGACACCTGCAGAGCCCGCCTCCAGACTCATGACCTCAAGCTCCTCTACCAGAGGTTCGCGCGCTTCGTCTGCAACCCGGTCACCGGCCAGCTGCTCCGCCTCCCGGACTTCGACGGCGCCGAGAAGACCCTTACCAACGGCATGGGGCTCCTCACCCAGGCTTACGGCGCCAGCGGGCCGCCCAAGAGGTATGCCGCTGCTCAGCTCACcgaggtcgacggcgggcggcgCTTCCTGCTGCGCCGGTTCTCCTCGGAGTCGGGGGACTGGGAGGAGCTGGTCCTTCCTTCCCCGATGCCGCCTCACCGGCGAATGTACATGATTCACGAGGTGCTGGACTTCGGAGGCCGGCTCTGGTGGGTGGACGTGAGCTGGGGCGCCATCTGCGTCGATCCGTTCAGCGACCGGCCTGAACTCTGCCCCGTCGAGCTGCCGGCACACAGCATGCTTCCTGACCAACTGGCCGAGAGCGAAATGAGGCGGCTTATCAAGCATCGCCACGTGGGGGTCAGCGCCGGCAGGCTGCTCTTTGCCGAGGTCGACCCGTTCCATATCAGATCCTTCACGCTCGACGACGAGAGCGGCCGCTGGACGCTGCAGCACCAGGTGTCGGTTGATCTTTTGCCTAGTGGAGGTAATGCCAAGGAGATGCCTTTTGTTGCTGCTGTCGATCCACTGGACACCAACCTGCTGCATCTCAACGTGGACAGAGTTAATTTCAGCATCGACATGTCCAGGAAGAGGATGATTGAGATTACTGCAATACCTAGTGGCATGTATGCTCCGAGGGAGGCCGCAACAACCTCCTATCTACCTTGTGTGCTCCCCTCATTTCTTCGATCAAGCACGATTCCAGGTGATCACAGATTCACAGTGACACATTTCTTGAAAAAGGAGCTGTGTTGA